A region of Saimiri boliviensis isolate mSaiBol1 chromosome 10, mSaiBol1.pri, whole genome shotgun sequence DNA encodes the following proteins:
- the LOC141580162 gene encoding small ribosomal subunit protein uS14 has protein sequence MGHQQLYWSHPRKFGQGSRSCRVCSNRHGLIRKYGLNMCRQCFRQYAKDIGFIKLD, from the coding sequence ATGGGTCACCAGCAGCTGTACTGGAGCCACCCGCGAAAATTCGGCCAGGGCTCTCGCTCTTGTCGAGTATGTTCAAACCGGCATGGTTTGATCCGGAAATATGGTCTCAATATGTGCCGCCAGTGTTTCCGTCAGTACGCGAAGGATATAGGTTTCATTAAGTTGGACTAA